A window of the Mus pahari chromosome 1, PAHARI_EIJ_v1.1, whole genome shotgun sequence genome harbors these coding sequences:
- the Gdpgp1 gene encoding GDP-D-glucose phosphorylase 1: MAAAHHSQETSYLLPPDPEDWEKQGILDFAYGQEDLLSKEIQWPRDSPGAVDTLPPSRFDSALRSAWRQRLELGLFRYRLEDLQTQILPGSVGFVAQLNIERGIQRRRPQNIRSVRQEFDPEQFNFNKIRPGEVLFRMQREPNGPAAPKHEDDILVVINVSPLEWGHVLLVPAPARGLPQRLLPGVLRVGLEAVLLSSHPGFRVGFNSLGGLASVNHLHLHGYYLAHPLPVEGAPSTPLDPKGCIHLLQALPAPGFLFYTSGPGPDLEALISRVCRATDYLSDHEIAHNLFVTRGAPPGQTSSTSDLSGIRVILWARKSSFGVKESGAFNVALCELAGHLPVKTSQDFSSLTEAAAVALIQDCLLPQTQADEVQAALVALMAQEEL, translated from the coding sequence ATGGCTGCTGCACATCATTCGCAGGAGACTTCCTATCTGCTGCCTCCAGATCCGGAGGACTGGGAGAAACAAGGCATCCTGGATTTTGCCTATGGCCAGGAGGATCTCCTCAGCAAGGAAATTCAGTGGCCAAGGGATTCACCCGGTGCTGTGGACACACTACCACCATCCCGCTTCGACTCGGCCCTCCGCTCTGCATGGAGGCAGCGGCTGGAACTGGGCCTGTTTCGATACCGCCTGGAAGATCTGCAGACCCAAATCCTTCCCGGTTCCGTGGGGTTTGTAGCTCAGCTGAATATAGAGCGAGGGATACAGAGGAGGCGCCCCCAGAATATCAGAAGCGTGAGGCAGGAGTTTGACCCGGAACAGTTTAACTTCAATAAAATCCGACCTGGAGAAGTCCTTTTCCGGATGCAAAGGGAGCCTAATGGCCCAGCCGCTCCAAAGCACGAGGACGACATCCTTGTAGTGATCAATGTCAGCCCCCTGGAGTGGGGCCATGTGCTGCTGGTGCCTGCACCTGCTCGTGGGCTTCCCCAACGGCTGCTGCCTGGAGTGCTACGGGTGGGACTAGAAGCTGTCCTACTGAGCTCGCACCCAGGCTTCCGGGTCGGCTTCAACAGCCTGGGAGGTCTGGCCTCGGTGAACCATCTTCACCTGCACGGCTACTACCTGGCCCACCCACTGCCTGTGGAGGGAGCTCCAAGCACACCCCTAGACCCCAAAGGCTGTATACATCTGCTGCAGGCCCTGCCGGctcctggctttctcttttaCACCAGTGGGCCAGGGCCGGATTTGGAAGCGTTAATTAGCAGAGTATGCCGGGCTACTGACTACCTGAGTGACCATGAGATCGCACATAACTTATTTGTGACCCGGGGAGCTCCCCCGGGGCAGACATCATCTACCTCAGACCTCAGTGGGATCCGAGTCATTCTGTGGGCCCGGAAGTCCAGCTTTGGAGTAAAGGAAAGTGGGGCGTTTAATGTTGCCCTCTGTGAGCTAGCCGGCCACCTCCCTGTCAAAACATCGCAGGACTTCAGCAGCTTGACAGAGGCAGCTGCAGTGGCCCTCATTCAGGACTGTCTGCTGCCCCAAACTCAGGCAGATGAGGTACAGGCAGCGCTGGTGGCCCTGATGGCCCAGGAAGAGCTGTGA
- the LOC110331402 gene encoding tubulin polyglutamylase TTLL13 isoform X2, producing MEPNTCKTSESEEDDIEEEESEEECVREESTTPNSTQQALGKADYKEFENEVTLSVVAKKIPKKILSATDTDDLEVGRRRRKRKRRPLAINLTNCKYESVRRAAQMCGLKEVGEDEEWTVYWTDCSVSLERVMDMKRFQKINHFPGMTEICRKDLLARNLNRMQKLYPTEYNIFPRTWCLPADYGDFQAYGRQRKTRTYICKPDSGCQGRGIFITRTPKEIKPGEHMICQQYIAKPFLIDGFKFDMRIYVLITSCDPLRIFMYEEGLARFATMPYVEPSHNNLEEVCMHLTNYAINKHNENFVRDDAVGSKRKLSTLNAWLREHSHDPRELWGDIEDIIIKTIISAHSVLRHNYRTCFPQYLCGGTCACFEILGFDILLDHKLKPWLLEVNHSPSFTTDSRLDREVKDALLCDAMNLVNLRGCDKKKVIEEDKRRVKERLFPCHQQPRESRREQFELSQAAMHDQERYEDSHLGGYRRIYPGPDSEKYAPFFKHNGSLFQETAASKAREECARQQLEEIRLKQEQQENPGTKKRKENKEQNQGESAGEKSRSRTATRVLATSLLYRNRNREKELLPVQVDTTQPQDIVEEEELERMKLLLQRENLIRSLGIVEQLTRMLYPSHRSHRKLHEYRPRFHQDGLSSQELQPVNLVPLVFLRGAASEQIPPHFLQPLRPHELIPRILGPLSSMNPAIAQHSRYHLQPKTFNWIGDSAATGPCSLSMKKSGRQYISSSRVRLTSRKRRKTQHSTKRASGLQSLLIERLPTSSRLKSSGQDLCLQKAKNTETPRILQHSKILWESVKTKR from the exons ATGGAGCCCAATACCTGTAAGACCAGTGAATCTGAGGAAGATGATATTGAGGAAGAAGAGTCTGAGGAAGAATGTGTTAGAGAGGAATCTACCACCCCTAACTCTACCCAGCAGGCACTTGGAAAGGCTGACTATAAAGAATTTGAGAATGAGGTTACCTTATCTGTTGTAGCCAAGAAAATTCCAAAGAAGATATTAAGTGCAACAGACACGGATGATTTGGAagttgggaggaggagaagaaagcgGAAACGAAG aCCCCTGGCCATCAACCTGACCAACTGCAAGTATGAGAGTG TGCGCCGGGCAGCCCAAATGTGTGGCCTGAAGGAAGTAGGGGAGGATGAGGAGTGGACGGTGTACTGGACGGACTGTTCTGTTTCACTGGAACGAGTCATGGACATGAAGAGGTTCCAG AAAATCAACCACTTCCCTGGCATGACAGAAATCTGCCGCAAAGATCTGCTGGCTCGGAATCTCAATCGAATGCAGAAGCTCTACCCTACTGAGTACAACATCTTCCCACGTACCTGGTGCCTCCCTGCAGA CTATGGGGACTTCCAGGCCTACGGTCGTCAGCGGAAAACCCGCACTTATATCTGCAAGCCAGATAGCGGCTGTCAGGGGCGTGGCATCTTTATCACCAGAACCCCCAAGGAAATCAAGCCAGGAGAGCATATGATCTGCCAGCAGTACATCGCCAAG CCCTTCCTTATTGATGGCTTCAAGTTTGACATGCGAATCTATGTTCTGATCACTTCCTGTGACCCTCTCCGGATCTTCATGTACGAGGAAGGCCTGGCTCGTTTTGCCACTATGCCGTATGTGGAACCTAGCCATAACAACCTG GAGGAGGTCTGCATGCACCTGACCAACTATGCCATCaataaacacaatgaaaatttTGTCCGAGATGATGCTGTGGGCAGTAAGAG GAAGCTGTCGACACTCAATGCCTGGCTGCGAGAGCACAGCCATGATCCCCGAGAGCTGTGGGGGGACATCGAGGACATCATCATCAAAACCATCATCTCAGCCCACTCTGTGCTTCGCCACAACTACCGAACCTGTTTCCCCCAATATCTGTGTGGAGGTACATGTGCCTGCTTTGAGATCCTGGGGTTTGATATCTTACTGGACCACAAGCTCAAGCCCTGGCTTTTAGAG GTAAACCACTCCCCAAGCTTCACCACAGACTCCCGCCTGGATCGAGAGGTGAAAGATGCACTTCTCTGTGATGCTATGAACCTTGTCAACCTCCGGGGCTGTGACAAAAAGAAGGTGATTGAAGAAGACAAACGTCGAGTCAAGGAGCGGCTTTTCCCGTGCCACCAGCAGCCCCGAGAATCCAG GCGAGAACAGTTTGAGTTATCCCAGGCTGCCATGCATGACCAGGAGCGCTATGAAGACTCCCACCTAGGGGGATACCGGCGGATCTACCCGGGGCCTGACTCAGAGAAATATGCACCTTTCTTCAAGCACAATGGCTCCCTCTTCCAGGAGACAGCCGCCTCCAAGGCCAGAGAGGAGTGTGCCAG GCAGCAACTGGAAGAGATTCGCCTAAAGCAGGAACAGCAGGAGAACCCAGGCACCAAGAAGCGCAAGGAAAACAAGGAGCAGAACCAGGGAGAATCAGCGGGGGAGAAAAGCCGATCCAGAACAGCTACCCGGGTCCTTGCCACCAGCCTGCTGTACAGGAACCGGAACCGGGAGAAAGAG CTGCTACCAGTACAAGTGGACACGACGCAGCCTCAggacattgtggaagaggaggagctggagcGGATGAAGCTCCTGCTACAGAGAGAGAACCTCATCCGCAGCCTGGGCATCGTCGAGCAGCTCACTCGCATGCTGTACCCCAGCCACCGGAGCCACAGAAAGCTTCATGAGTATCGG CCTAGATTTCACCAGGACGGGCTGAGCAGTCAAGAACTGCAACCTGTGAATTTGGTCCCATTGGTGTTCCTGAGAGGGGCTGCCTCAGAGCAGATCCCTCCTCATTTCCTGCAACCACTTCGGCCCCACGAATTGATCCCCAGGATCTTAGGGCCGCTATCAAGCATGAATCCCGCAATTGCACAGCATTCCCGATACCATCTTCAGCCCAAGACCTTCAACTGGATAGGAGATTCAGCAGCCACGGGCCCCTGTTCATTGTCCATGAAGAAATCTGGGAGGCAATATATTTCCAGCTCTAGAGTCAGGCTCACTAGCCGtaa